The Mesorhizobium sp. B1-1-8 genome contains a region encoding:
- the mce gene encoding methylmalonyl-CoA epimerase yields MLGRLNHVALAVPDLAAATAAYRDTLGATHVSAPQALPEHGVTVVFVDVGNTKVELLEPLGEASPIAAFLEKNPSGGMHHVCYEVDDILAARDHLKASGARVLGDGDPKTGAHGKPVLFLHPKDFFGTLVELEQA; encoded by the coding sequence ATGCTCGGACGCCTGAACCATGTCGCGCTTGCTGTGCCGGACCTGGCTGCTGCGACGGCGGCTTATCGCGACACGCTTGGCGCCACCCATGTGAGCGCGCCGCAGGCGTTGCCGGAGCATGGCGTGACCGTGGTGTTCGTCGACGTCGGCAACACCAAGGTCGAATTGCTGGAGCCGCTGGGCGAGGCTTCGCCGATCGCTGCGTTCCTCGAGAAGAATCCATCGGGCGGCATGCATCACGTCTGCTACGAGGTCGACGACATCCTCGCCGCGCGTGACCATCTCAAAGCGAGCGGCGCGCGTGTGCTCGGCGACGGCGATCCGAAAACCGGCGCGCACGGCAAGCCGGTGCTGTTCCTGCATCCCAAGGACTTCTTCGGCACACTGGTGGAACTGGAGCAGGCATGA
- a CDS encoding ribonuclease J produces MANANNAELVFVPLGGVGEIGMNFALYGYGPADAREWIVVDVGVTFPDSAHPGVDLILPDTRFIEENLAGLRGIVITHAHEDHYGALLDIWPRLKAPVWMTPFTAGLLEAKRQGEQGAPKIPASIYRAGEKFTVGPFEIEAIPVAHSIPEPMSLAITSPAGTVIHTGDWKIDPAPTIGPKTDEARFRAYGDKGVLALVCDSTNALREGESPSEVAVGEGLKGVIQSARGRVAVTTFSSNVGRIVSIAKAARDAGRQCLVLGRSLKRVIDVASELGYMDGLPEFIAEEDYGFIPRENLVIICTGSQGEPLAALAKLSRDEMKSVALTAGDTVVFSSRTIPGNEKGILEIKNRLIDLGMKIIEDGDALVHVSGHPRRSELRKMYEWVRPQIGVPVHGEAAHLVAQGSLMSMSGIGQVAQVRDGDMLRLWPGVATIIDQVPFGRLYKDGSLIGTDQAMGIRDRRKLSFAGHVAVNVVLDDKYELAGDPDLVAIGVAEADASGETLEELMLDAAIGAVDSIPRQRRKDLDLVQEAVRRAVRGAANEAWGKKPLVTVFVTR; encoded by the coding sequence ATGGCGAATGCGAATAACGCCGAACTCGTTTTCGTGCCGCTCGGCGGCGTCGGCGAGATCGGCATGAACTTCGCCCTCTACGGCTACGGGCCGGCGGACGCGCGCGAATGGATCGTCGTCGATGTCGGCGTCACCTTTCCCGACAGCGCGCATCCGGGCGTCGACCTCATCCTGCCCGACACACGCTTCATCGAGGAAAACCTCGCCGGATTGCGCGGCATCGTCATCACCCATGCGCATGAGGATCACTATGGCGCGCTGCTCGACATCTGGCCGCGGCTCAAGGCGCCGGTCTGGATGACGCCGTTCACCGCCGGCCTGCTCGAGGCCAAGCGGCAGGGCGAGCAGGGCGCGCCGAAGATCCCGGCGTCGATCTATCGGGCCGGCGAGAAATTCACCGTTGGGCCGTTCGAGATCGAGGCCATTCCGGTCGCGCATTCGATCCCGGAGCCGATGTCGCTGGCGATCACCTCGCCGGCCGGCACGGTGATCCATACCGGCGACTGGAAGATCGATCCTGCGCCGACGATCGGGCCGAAGACCGACGAAGCGCGCTTCCGCGCCTATGGCGACAAGGGCGTGCTGGCGCTGGTCTGCGATTCCACCAACGCGCTGCGCGAAGGCGAGTCGCCGTCGGAAGTGGCCGTCGGCGAGGGGCTGAAGGGCGTCATCCAGAGCGCCAGGGGCCGCGTCGCGGTCACCACCTTCTCCTCCAATGTCGGGCGCATCGTCTCGATCGCAAAAGCGGCGCGCGATGCGGGGCGCCAGTGCCTGGTGCTCGGCCGCTCGCTGAAGCGCGTCATCGATGTCGCGAGCGAGCTCGGCTACATGGATGGCCTGCCGGAATTCATCGCCGAGGAAGACTACGGTTTTATCCCGCGCGAGAATTTAGTGATCATCTGCACTGGCAGCCAGGGCGAGCCGCTGGCGGCGCTGGCCAAACTGTCGCGGGACGAGATGAAGTCCGTGGCGCTGACGGCCGGCGACACGGTGGTGTTTTCCTCGCGCACCATTCCCGGCAACGAAAAGGGGATTCTCGAGATCAAGAACCGGCTGATCGACCTCGGCATGAAGATCATCGAGGACGGCGACGCGCTGGTGCATGTCTCCGGCCACCCGCGCCGCAGCGAGCTGCGCAAGATGTATGAGTGGGTGCGGCCGCAGATCGGCGTGCCGGTGCATGGCGAGGCGGCGCATCTGGTGGCGCAGGGCTCGCTGATGTCGATGTCGGGCATCGGCCAGGTGGCGCAGGTGCGCGACGGCGATATGCTCAGACTCTGGCCGGGCGTCGCCACAATCATCGACCAGGTGCCTTTCGGCCGGCTTTACAAGGACGGCTCGCTGATCGGCACCGACCAGGCGATGGGCATTCGCGACCGGCGCAAGCTGTCTTTTGCCGGCCATGTCGCGGTCAATGTCGTGCTCGACGACAAATACGAGCTTGCCGGCGACCCCGACCTGGTGGCGATCGGCGTTGCCGAGGCCGATGCCAGCGGCGAGACGCTTGAAGAGCTGATGCTCGATGCGGCAATCGGCGCGGTGGACTCCATCCCCCGCCAGCGCCGAAAAGACCTCGACCTGGTGCAGGAGGCGGTGCGCCGCGCCGTCCGCGGCGCCGCCAACGAAGCCTGGGGCAAGAAGCCGCTGGTGACGGTATTCGTCACGCGGTGA
- a CDS encoding biotin--[acetyl-CoA-carboxylase] ligase: MAFRLAPTAASEGFRLEAHDSVGSTNALALDHARAGDPGKLWVVSKKQESGRGRRGRAWATPEGNLAATLLVVPGGELRLAATLGFVAGLALADALDAVVPQGRIAVGLDGASQGRNRFELKWPNDVLASGAKLAGILLESAMLEGGRFAVAVGIGVNVVTYPQDLPYPATSLRALGANCDAEMLFLALSDAWSENARLWDEGRGLLAIRRRWLTRAAGLGSEVAVRIDGNVVRGVFETIDEDCRFVIRDDAGSVLTIAAGDVHFGAVASARA, encoded by the coding sequence ATGGCATTTCGGCTGGCTCCAACCGCGGCGTCGGAAGGGTTCCGGCTCGAGGCCCATGACAGCGTCGGTTCCACCAACGCGCTGGCGCTGGACCATGCGCGGGCTGGCGATCCGGGCAAGCTCTGGGTCGTCTCGAAGAAGCAGGAAAGCGGCCGCGGCCGGCGCGGCCGCGCCTGGGCAACGCCGGAAGGCAACCTCGCCGCGACGCTGCTCGTCGTCCCCGGTGGGGAGTTGCGGCTGGCCGCGACGCTCGGCTTCGTCGCCGGCCTCGCGTTGGCGGACGCGCTCGATGCGGTGGTGCCGCAGGGCCGGATCGCCGTCGGCCTCGATGGAGCGAGCCAGGGGCGCAACCGCTTCGAGCTGAAATGGCCAAACGACGTGCTCGCCTCAGGCGCAAAGCTCGCCGGCATCCTGCTGGAATCGGCTATGCTGGAAGGCGGCCGTTTCGCGGTCGCCGTCGGCATCGGCGTCAATGTCGTGACCTACCCGCAGGATTTGCCCTATCCGGCGACATCGCTTCGGGCGCTGGGCGCCAATTGCGATGCGGAGATGTTGTTCCTGGCGCTGTCGGATGCCTGGAGCGAGAACGCCAGGCTGTGGGACGAGGGACGTGGGCTCCTCGCCATCCGGCGGCGCTGGCTTACCCGCGCGGCCGGTCTCGGCAGCGAGGTTGCTGTCAGAATTGACGGTAATGTGGTGCGTGGCGTCTTCGAGACCATTGACGAGGACTGCCGTTTCGTGATCCGCGACGATGCAGGGTCAGTTTTGACGATCGCCGCCGGCGACGTGCATTTCGGCGCCGTCGCGTCGGCCCGTGCTTGA
- the nuoN gene encoding NADH-quinone oxidoreductase subunit NuoN, translated as MTPDLLSSLSLSTPELILAIGALALLMVGAYSRSDNTMTVTGLAVAVLVLAGLWLAFSSGGGDAYGRAFVQDSFGRFMKMLALIGSAVTLVMSMRFARQEHFDKFEYPVLIVLCTLGMMLMISANGMIGLYLGLELQSLAIYVLAAINRDNLRSTEAGLKYFVLGALSSGMLLYGISLVYGYTGNTGFHEIATALGSGERQLGLVFGLVFVLAGLAFKISAVPFHMWTPDVYEGAPTPITAFLAAAPKMAAMALIVRVTMGAFKPIAADWQQIVVFISIASMALGAFAAIGQTNIKRLMAYSSIGHMGYALVGLAANSQAGVRGVVIYMLIYLVMTLGTFAFILAMRRKEGNVEQISDLAGLASTNPIMATILTILMFSLAGIPPLAGFWGKWYVFLAAINANLYALAIIGVLASVVGAYYYLRIIKIMWFDEPVGGFVPMASELRLVLGVSGAFVLFYVLIGGPIGSYAEAAAKTFF; from the coding sequence ATGACGCCGGACCTTCTCTCCAGCCTTTCGCTCTCGACGCCGGAGCTGATCCTTGCCATCGGCGCGCTGGCGCTGTTGATGGTGGGTGCCTATTCGCGCTCCGACAACACGATGACGGTGACCGGCCTTGCCGTCGCAGTGCTGGTGCTCGCCGGCCTGTGGCTGGCGTTCTCAAGCGGCGGCGGTGACGCCTATGGCCGCGCCTTCGTCCAGGATTCCTTCGGCCGCTTCATGAAGATGCTGGCGCTGATCGGCTCGGCGGTGACGCTGGTCATGTCGATGCGCTTCGCCAGGCAGGAACATTTCGACAAGTTCGAATATCCGGTGCTGATCGTGCTCTGCACGCTCGGCATGATGCTGATGATCTCGGCCAACGGCATGATCGGGCTCTATCTCGGGCTCGAGCTGCAGTCGCTGGCGATCTATGTGCTGGCGGCGATCAACCGCGACAATCTCCGCTCGACCGAGGCGGGCCTGAAGTATTTCGTGCTTGGCGCGCTTTCGTCGGGCATGCTGCTCTACGGCATCTCACTGGTCTATGGCTACACCGGCAATACCGGGTTCCACGAGATCGCGACGGCGCTGGGCAGCGGCGAACGGCAGCTTGGCCTCGTCTTCGGCCTGGTTTTCGTGCTTGCCGGCCTTGCCTTCAAGATCTCGGCGGTGCCGTTCCATATGTGGACGCCGGACGTCTATGAAGGCGCGCCGACGCCGATCACCGCCTTCCTCGCGGCCGCCCCGAAAATGGCGGCGATGGCGCTGATCGTGCGCGTCACCATGGGCGCCTTCAAGCCGATCGCCGCCGACTGGCAGCAGATCGTGGTTTTCATCTCGATTGCCTCGATGGCGCTCGGCGCCTTCGCCGCGATCGGCCAGACCAACATCAAGCGGCTTATGGCCTATTCCTCGATCGGCCATATGGGCTATGCGCTGGTCGGCCTTGCCGCCAACAGCCAAGCCGGCGTGCGCGGCGTGGTCATCTACATGCTGATCTATCTGGTGATGACGCTCGGCACCTTCGCCTTCATCCTCGCCATGCGTCGCAAGGAAGGCAATGTCGAGCAGATCAGCGATCTCGCCGGCCTCGCCTCGACCAACCCGATCATGGCGACGATCCTCACGATCCTGATGTTCTCGCTGGCCGGCATTCCGCCGCTCGCCGGCTTCTGGGGGAAGTGGTACGTGTTCCTCGCCGCCATCAATGCCAACCTCTACGCGCTGGCGATCATCGGTGTGCTGGCCTCGGTGGTGGGCGCTTACTATTATCTGCGTATCATCAAGATCATGTGGTTCGACGAGCCGGTCGGCGGCTTCGTGCCGATGGCCAGCGAACTGCGCCTCGTGCTCGGCGTCAGCGGCGCCTTCGTGCTGTTTTACGTGCTGATCGGCGGCCCGATCGGCAGCTATGCCGAAGCCGCCGCAAAAACCTTCTTCTGA
- the proS gene encoding proline--tRNA ligase: MRLSRYFLPILKENPREAEIVSHRLMLRAGMIRQQGQGSFTWLPIGKRVLDKVCRIIREEQNRAGALEILMPTIQSADLWRESGRYDDYGKEMLRIKDRQDRDMLYGPTNEEVVTEIFRGYVKSYKDLPLNLYHIQWKYRDEVRPRFGVMRSREFLMKDAYSFDLDFEGARAAYNRMFVSYLRTFTRMGLQAIPMRADTGPIGGDLSHEFIILADTGESQVFCDRQYLSLDVPGADTDFSNDAEIAGIVKTWTTPYAATDEMHDEAAWDKLAEDTRVSARGIEVGHIFHFGEKYSKPMGAKVTGPDGKEHFVSGGSYGIGPSRLVAAIIEASHDENGIIWPQSVAPFDIGLINMKAGDAECDRVCDELYAALAAAGKDVLYDDTDQRPGGKFATADLIGLPWQVIVGPRGVAAGDVEIKNRKSGERETLPIAEAKKRLGIAA, encoded by the coding sequence ATGCGTTTGTCGCGCTACTTCCTGCCTATTCTCAAAGAAAATCCTCGCGAGGCCGAAATCGTCTCGCATCGACTGATGCTGCGCGCCGGCATGATCCGCCAGCAGGGGCAGGGCAGCTTCACCTGGCTGCCGATCGGCAAGCGGGTGCTGGACAAAGTCTGCCGGATCATCCGCGAGGAGCAGAACCGGGCCGGTGCGCTGGAGATCCTGATGCCGACCATCCAGTCGGCCGATCTTTGGCGCGAAAGCGGCCGCTACGACGATTACGGCAAGGAGATGCTGCGCATCAAGGATCGCCAGGACCGCGACATGCTCTACGGTCCGACCAACGAAGAGGTGGTCACCGAGATTTTTCGCGGCTACGTCAAGTCCTACAAGGACCTGCCGCTCAATCTCTACCATATCCAATGGAAGTATCGCGACGAGGTGAGGCCGCGCTTCGGCGTCATGCGCAGCCGAGAGTTCCTGATGAAGGACGCCTATTCCTTCGACCTCGATTTTGAAGGCGCCAGGGCCGCCTACAACCGCATGTTCGTCTCCTATCTCAGGACGTTCACGCGCATGGGCCTGCAGGCCATTCCGATGCGCGCCGACACCGGCCCGATCGGCGGCGACCTCAGCCACGAGTTCATCATCCTGGCCGACACCGGCGAGAGCCAGGTGTTCTGCGACCGCCAGTATCTCTCGCTCGATGTGCCGGGGGCGGATACCGACTTTTCGAACGACGCCGAGATTGCCGGGATCGTCAAGACGTGGACGACGCCTTACGCCGCCACCGACGAGATGCATGACGAGGCAGCCTGGGACAAGCTCGCCGAGGACACCAGGGTTTCGGCGCGCGGCATAGAAGTTGGCCATATTTTCCACTTCGGCGAGAAGTATTCCAAGCCGATGGGCGCCAAGGTGACCGGGCCTGACGGCAAGGAGCATTTCGTCTCGGGCGGCTCCTACGGCATCGGCCCGTCGCGGCTGGTCGCGGCGATCATCGAGGCAAGCCATGACGAGAACGGCATCATCTGGCCGCAATCGGTGGCGCCGTTCGATATCGGCCTGATCAACATGAAGGCCGGCGACGCCGAATGCGATCGCGTCTGCGACGAGCTCTACGCGGCGCTGGCTGCTGCCGGCAAAGACGTGCTTTACGACGACACCGACCAGCGGCCGGGCGGCAAGTTCGCCACCGCCGACCTGATCGGTCTGCCCTGGCAGGTGATCGTCGGCCCGCGCGGCGTCGCCGCCGG
- the nuoL gene encoding NADH-quinone oxidoreductase subunit L, whose translation MYQAIVFLPLLGFLIVGLFGNSLGAKASEYITSGFLVISAVLSWVAFFAVGFGHGEVFTVPVLRWIQAGGLDAAWALRIDTLTVVMLVVVNTVSALVHIYSIGYMHYDPDRPRFFAYLSLFTFAMLMLVTADNLVQMFFGWEGVGLASYLLIGFWYKKPSANAAAIKAFVVNRIGDFGFALGIFGVFVLFGSVNLGTIFANAATFIPAEGAPQGAAVLTFLGHGLDRQTAMTVVCLLLFMGAMGKSAQVPLHTWLPDAMEGPTPVSALIHAATMVTAGVFMLARLSPLFELSHSALTVVTFIGAFTAFFAATVGLVQNDIKRVIAYSTCSQLGYMFVALGVGAYGAAIFHLFTHAFFKALLFLGSGSVIHAVSDEQDMRRMGGLRALIPKTYWMMVVGTLALTGVGIPVTVIGTAGFFSKDAIIEASFAGHNVFAATAFVLLVVAACFTSFYSWRLIFMTFHGEPRASHEVMHHVHESPPVMLVPLYVLAAGALFAGIIFHGAFIGEGYAEFWKASLFTLPDNRILHEIHELPLWVELAPFVAMLIGFAIAWQFYIRQPELPRSVAANHRLLYAFLLNKWYFDELYDILFVRPAKRLGSFLWKTGDGTIIDGLGPDGVSARVVDVTNRVVKLQTGYLYHYAFAMLIGVAALVTWMML comes from the coding sequence ATGTACCAGGCCATCGTCTTCCTTCCGCTGCTCGGCTTTCTGATCGTCGGACTGTTCGGCAATTCGCTGGGCGCCAAGGCATCGGAATACATCACCTCGGGCTTCCTGGTGATCTCGGCGGTGCTGTCGTGGGTCGCCTTCTTCGCGGTCGGCTTCGGCCATGGCGAGGTGTTCACCGTGCCGGTGCTGCGCTGGATCCAGGCCGGCGGGCTCGATGCGGCGTGGGCGCTGAGGATAGACACGCTGACGGTGGTGATGCTGGTCGTCGTCAACACCGTTTCGGCGCTGGTCCATATCTATTCGATCGGCTACATGCACTACGATCCGGACCGGCCGCGCTTCTTTGCCTATCTGTCGCTGTTCACCTTCGCCATGCTGATGCTGGTGACGGCCGACAATCTGGTGCAGATGTTCTTCGGCTGGGAAGGCGTCGGCCTCGCCTCCTATCTCCTGATCGGCTTCTGGTACAAGAAGCCTTCGGCCAATGCCGCGGCGATCAAGGCCTTCGTCGTCAACCGTATCGGCGATTTCGGCTTCGCGCTCGGCATTTTCGGGGTCTTCGTGCTGTTCGGCTCGGTCAACCTCGGCACCATCTTCGCCAATGCGGCGACGTTCATTCCCGCCGAAGGCGCGCCGCAGGGTGCCGCCGTTTTGACCTTCCTCGGCCATGGGCTCGACAGGCAGACGGCCATGACCGTCGTGTGCCTGCTGCTGTTCATGGGCGCCATGGGCAAGTCGGCGCAGGTGCCGCTGCACACCTGGCTGCCGGACGCCATGGAAGGCCCGACGCCGGTCTCGGCGCTGATCCATGCCGCCACCATGGTGACGGCCGGCGTGTTCATGCTGGCACGGCTGTCGCCGCTGTTCGAACTGTCGCATTCGGCGCTGACCGTGGTCACCTTCATCGGCGCCTTCACCGCCTTCTTCGCGGCGACCGTCGGCCTGGTCCAGAACGATATCAAGCGGGTCATCGCCTATTCGACCTGCTCACAGCTCGGCTACATGTTCGTGGCACTCGGCGTCGGCGCTTATGGCGCGGCGATCTTCCATCTTTTCACGCACGCTTTCTTCAAGGCGCTGCTATTCCTCGGCTCCGGCTCGGTCATCCATGCGGTCTCCGACGAGCAGGACATGCGCAGGATGGGCGGCCTCAGGGCCCTCATTCCGAAGACCTACTGGATGATGGTGGTCGGCACGCTTGCCCTGACCGGCGTCGGCATTCCGGTTACGGTCATCGGCACGGCCGGCTTCTTCTCCAAGGACGCCATCATCGAAGCGTCCTTTGCCGGCCACAATGTGTTTGCCGCCACCGCCTTCGTGCTGCTCGTCGTCGCCGCCTGCTTCACCAGCTTCTACTCCTGGCGGCTGATCTTCATGACCTTCCACGGCGAGCCGCGCGCCAGCCATGAGGTCATGCACCACGTCCATGAATCGCCGCCGGTGATGCTGGTGCCGCTCTATGTGCTGGCGGCCGGCGCGCTGTTTGCCGGCATCATCTTCCACGGCGCCTTCATCGGCGAGGGCTATGCCGAATTCTGGAAGGCGTCGCTGTTCACGCTGCCGGACAACCGCATCCTCCACGAGATCCACGAGTTGCCGCTGTGGGTGGAACTGGCGCCTTTCGTCGCCATGCTGATCGGCTTTGCTATCGCCTGGCAGTTTTACATCCGCCAGCCGGAATTGCCCCGGAGCGTCGCCGCCAATCACCGCTTGCTCTACGCCTTCCTGCTCAACAAGTGGTATTTCGACGAACTCTATGACATACTGTTCGTGCGGCCGGCAAAGCGCCTCGGCTCCTTCCTGTGGAAGACCGGTGACGGCACTATCATCGACGGGCTCGGCCCCGACGGCGTCTCGGCGCGCGTCGTCGACGTCACCAACCGGGTCGTCAAGCTGCAGACCGGCTATCTCTACCACTACGCTTTCGCCATGCTGATCGGCGTGGCCGCTCTCGTCACCTGGATGATGCTCTGA
- a CDS encoding DUF1467 family protein, with the protein MNWVSLAALFFVTWWLVLFAVLPFSLRTQDEDEDVTLGTVSSAPRGPHMLRAAIRTTIVTAVVIGIFYGLTKGLGFGFDDIPHIVPDFSHSDSH; encoded by the coding sequence ATGAACTGGGTTTCGCTGGCGGCGCTGTTCTTCGTCACCTGGTGGCTGGTGCTGTTTGCCGTGCTGCCGTTCAGCCTGCGCACGCAGGACGAGGATGAGGACGTGACGCTGGGGACTGTCTCCAGCGCGCCGCGCGGCCCGCACATGCTGCGCGCGGCCATTCGCACGACGATCGTCACGGCTGTCGTCATTGGCATTTTCTACGGCCTGACGAAGGGGCTGGGCTTCGGCTTCGACGACATCCCGCATATCGTGCCGGACTTTAGTCATAGCGACAGTCACTAA
- a CDS encoding NADH-quinone oxidoreductase subunit M, whose protein sequence is MTDWPILSLVTFLPLVGVLLILFINDDSENARRNIRSIAFITTAFTFLISLFIWKGFDNSQAGFQFVEKYAWLDSGISYHMGVDGISMLFVILTTFLMPLCILASWEAIEKRVKAYMIAFLLLETLMIGVFCALDIVLFYVFFEAGLIPMFIIIGVWGGKRRVYASFKFFLYTLAGSVLMLLAIMAMFYQSGTTDITTLLTHNFPANMQTWLWLAFFASFAVKMPMWPVHTWLPDAHVEAPTAGSVILAAILLKMGGYGFLRFSLPMFPLASETFAPLIFTLSVVAIIYTSLVALMQEDMKKLIAYSSVAHMGFVTMGIFAMNQEGVQGAMFQMLSHGLVSGALFLCVGVIYDRMHTREIDAYGGLVNNMPKYAAVFMIFTMANVGLPGTSGFVGEFLTMLGVFRVNTWVAFFAATGVILSAAYALWLYRRVIFGALTKDSLKNLLDLSTREKVIIYPLVALVIFFGVYPAPVFDVTTQSVKALVTNVTASINSAQTAAAN, encoded by the coding sequence ATGACCGACTGGCCAATCCTCTCGCTGGTCACCTTCCTGCCGCTGGTTGGTGTGCTGCTCATCCTGTTCATCAACGATGACAGCGAAAACGCGCGCCGCAACATCCGCTCGATCGCCTTCATCACGACGGCGTTCACCTTCCTGATCTCGCTGTTCATCTGGAAGGGCTTCGACAACTCGCAGGCCGGCTTCCAGTTCGTCGAGAAATACGCCTGGCTCGACTCCGGCATCTCCTACCACATGGGCGTCGACGGCATCTCGATGCTGTTCGTCATCCTGACCACCTTTCTGATGCCGCTCTGCATCCTGGCCTCCTGGGAAGCGATCGAGAAGCGGGTGAAGGCCTACATGATCGCCTTCCTGCTGCTCGAGACGCTGATGATCGGCGTGTTCTGCGCGCTCGACATCGTGCTGTTCTACGTCTTCTTCGAGGCCGGCCTGATCCCGATGTTCATCATCATCGGCGTCTGGGGCGGCAAGCGGCGCGTCTATGCCTCGTTCAAGTTCTTTCTCTACACGCTGGCCGGTTCGGTGCTGATGCTGCTCGCCATCATGGCGATGTTCTACCAGTCCGGCACCACCGACATCACCACGCTGTTGACGCACAATTTCCCGGCTAACATGCAGACCTGGCTGTGGCTCGCCTTCTTCGCCTCCTTCGCGGTTAAGATGCCGATGTGGCCGGTGCACACCTGGCTGCCTGACGCGCATGTCGAAGCGCCGACGGCAGGCTCGGTGATCCTGGCCGCCATCCTCCTGAAGATGGGCGGGTACGGCTTCCTGCGTTTCTCGCTGCCAATGTTCCCGCTGGCGTCCGAGACGTTCGCGCCGCTGATCTTCACGCTCTCCGTCGTCGCCATCATCTACACTTCGCTGGTGGCGTTGATGCAGGAGGACATGAAGAAGCTGATCGCCTATTCGTCGGTCGCCCATATGGGCTTTGTCACCATGGGCATCTTCGCCATGAACCAGGAAGGCGTGCAGGGCGCGATGTTCCAGATGCTCAGCCACGGCCTCGTCTCGGGCGCGCTGTTCCTGTGCGTCGGCGTCATCTACGACCGCATGCATACGCGCGAGATCGACGCCTATGGCGGGCTGGTCAACAACATGCCGAAATACGCCGCCGTGTTCATGATCTTCACCATGGCCAATGTCGGCCTGCCGGGCACCAGCGGCTTCGTCGGCGAGTTCCTGACCATGCTCGGCGTGTTCCGGGTCAACACCTGGGTGGCCTTCTTCGCCGCCACCGGCGTGATCCTGTCGGCGGCTTACGCGCTCTGGCTCTACCGCCGGGTGATCTTCGGCGCGCTAACCAAGGACAGCCTGAAGAACTTGCTCGACCTGTCGACGCGCGAGAAGGTGATCATCTACCCGCTGGTGGCGCTGGTCATCTTCTTCGGCGTCTATCCGGCGCCGGTGTTCGACGTCACGACGCAGTCGGTGAAGGCGCTCGTCACCAACGTCACCGCATCCATCAATTCCGCGCAGACCGCGGCGGCGAACTGA